In Janthinobacterium sp. J1-1, a single genomic region encodes these proteins:
- a CDS encoding sodium:solute symporter has protein sequence MSPAILFSVVLAYFLILLAVAWRTSRHATNDSFFIGNKDSNWMLVAFGMVGTTLTGVTFISVPGAVGRDGFGYVQLMIGYVLGYLAITFILLPLYYRLQLTSIYRYLELRLGRRSYQSGAAFFILSRLLGATARLYLVVNILQTTILDSLGVPFWATASVVLLLILLYTYEGGVKTIVWTDTLQTACMLAGLVICSVFLLREMDLSVIDSLERMRAQGLARMFTLDPDSPAYVWKHIVAGMFITIAMTGMDQEMMQKNISVRTLRDSQKNMLSLTVVLTGVLLLFLFLGGLLHLYAPLAGVTATGDKLFPAVVLGHFPAVVQLIFFIALISALFPSVDGALTALTSTFCIDILGLQRRSDLHPATQMRWRRRVHLGFAALFLLLIMAFKWMDSPSMIVVILKLASYTYGPLLGLFAFGLLSRRGVRDRWVPVVAVAGPLLCALVEQEQALLFAHYRIGLELLILNGGLVLAGLFLISTPAQKGGVQLPKQDY, from the coding sequence ATGTCCCCCGCCATCCTGTTTTCCGTCGTCCTCGCCTATTTCCTGATCCTGCTGGCCGTCGCTTGGCGCACCTCGCGCCATGCCACCAATGACAGCTTTTTTATCGGTAACAAGGACAGCAACTGGATGCTGGTCGCGTTCGGCATGGTGGGCACGACGCTCACGGGCGTGACGTTTATCAGCGTGCCGGGTGCGGTGGGGCGCGACGGTTTTGGCTATGTGCAGCTGATGATCGGCTATGTGCTGGGCTACCTGGCCATCACGTTTATTCTGCTGCCGCTGTATTACCGGCTGCAACTGACGTCGATTTACCGCTACCTGGAGCTGCGGCTGGGGCGGCGCTCCTACCAGAGCGGGGCGGCGTTTTTTATCCTGTCGCGGCTGCTGGGGGCGACGGCGAGGCTGTATCTGGTGGTCAATATCCTGCAGACGACCATCCTCGACAGCCTGGGCGTGCCGTTCTGGGCCACCGCCTCGGTGGTGCTGCTGCTGATTCTGCTGTACACCTACGAGGGTGGCGTGAAAACCATCGTCTGGACCGATACCTTGCAGACGGCCTGCATGCTGGCCGGCCTGGTGATCTGCAGCGTGTTTTTGCTGCGCGAGATGGATCTTTCCGTGATCGACAGCCTCGAGCGCATGCGCGCGCAGGGGCTGGCGCGCATGTTCACGCTGGACCCGGACAGCCCGGCCTATGTGTGGAAGCATATCGTGGCCGGCATGTTCATCACGATCGCGATGACGGGCATGGACCAGGAGATGATGCAGAAGAATATCTCGGTGCGCACCCTGCGTGATTCTCAGAAAAACATGCTGAGCCTGACGGTGGTGCTGACCGGCGTGCTGCTGCTGTTTTTGTTCCTCGGTGGCCTGCTGCATTTGTATGCGCCTTTGGCGGGCGTGACGGCGACCGGAGATAAACTGTTTCCGGCCGTGGTGCTGGGGCATTTCCCGGCGGTTGTGCAGCTGATCTTTTTCATCGCCCTGATTTCCGCCCTGTTCCCCAGCGTCGACGGCGCGCTGACGGCGCTGACCTCGACTTTTTGCATCGATATCCTGGGCCTGCAGCGCAGGAGCGATTTGCATCCTGCCACGCAGATGCGCTGGCGCCGCCGCGTGCACCTGGGGTTTGCCGCGCTGTTCCTGCTCCTGATCATGGCGTTCAAGTGGATGGACAGCCCCAGCATGATAGTCGTGATCCTGAAACTGGCCAGCTATACCTATGGGCCGCTGCTGGGACTGTTCGCATTTGGCCTGCTCAGCCGGCGCGGCGTGCGCGACCGCTGGGTGCCGGTGGTGGCGGTGGCCGGGCCGCTGTTGTGCGCGCTGGTCGAGCAGGAGCAGGCGCTGCTGTTCGCGCATTACCGCATCGGCCTGGAACTGCTGATATTGAACGGTGGACTGGTGCTGGCCGGGCTGTTTTTGATCTCCACGCCGGCGCAAAAGGGTGGGGTGCAGTTGCCAAAACAAGACTATTGA
- the sppA gene encoding signal peptide peptidase SppA, which translates to MSLNPFPPLRRGFGAFWRALDATRRAVFNLIFLLIVIAILIGIFGGGAKPLQEKTTLVLDLQGPLVEEAPGGVREAVLANVSGDVKKTVQLRDVLAVLDSAAKDKNVGAMVLLLDDLEGGGLASLREVAAGIERFRASGKKVTAWGSSYNQRQYLLASKADEVFVHPMGGVLLEGFGRYRNYYRDALDKVGVTVNLLKVGTYKSFAEPFIANGPSEAAAEADRYLNNGLWTTYTTDVEKARKLPAGAIMAAIDNLPQLLEATGGDIAKASLNAKLVDGLKTRDEIRQLMMTRGAKDADGNNFRQVGYSDYLARLHPALVGDAVGVVIASGEIGDGVAPAGAIGGLSTSRLIRQAREDKAIKAVVLRIDSPGGSAFGSELIRRELELTRAAGKPVVVSMGNVAASGGYWISTSSDEVIADAATITGSIGVFAILPTAEKVIDKLGIHTAGAPTTWLADAGNPLRPLDPRFAQVIQGSINHVYGDFISIAAKARKTTPEKINEVAQGRVWTGLQAKDRNLVDRIGSYRDALASAAKRANLGADYRVAYIERETSTVDRVIGMFGAKAMASLGLGEHVKLGLAATGLPPQAALGIASDLSWLSSITREQKPFMALTHCLCTDPMGGK; encoded by the coding sequence ATGTCACTCAATCCGTTTCCTCCGCTGCGCCGCGGTTTCGGCGCCTTCTGGCGTGCGCTCGACGCCACGCGCCGCGCCGTGTTCAACCTGATTTTCCTGCTGATCGTGATTGCCATCCTGATCGGCATCTTTGGCGGCGGCGCCAAGCCGCTGCAGGAAAAGACCACCCTGGTGCTGGACCTGCAAGGTCCACTGGTGGAAGAGGCGCCGGGCGGCGTGCGCGAAGCGGTGCTGGCCAATGTCAGCGGCGACGTCAAGAAAACCGTGCAGCTGCGCGATGTGCTGGCCGTGCTGGACTCCGCCGCCAAGGACAAGAATGTCGGCGCCATGGTGTTGCTGCTCGATGACCTGGAAGGTGGTGGCCTGGCCTCCCTGCGCGAAGTGGCGGCCGGCATCGAGCGCTTCCGCGCCAGCGGCAAGAAGGTCACGGCCTGGGGTTCGAGCTACAACCAGCGCCAGTACCTGCTGGCCTCGAAAGCCGACGAGGTGTTCGTGCACCCGATGGGCGGCGTGCTGCTGGAAGGCTTTGGCCGCTACCGCAATTACTACCGCGATGCGCTCGACAAGGTCGGCGTCACGGTCAACCTGCTGAAAGTCGGCACCTACAAAAGCTTTGCCGAACCGTTTATCGCCAACGGCCCGTCGGAAGCGGCGGCCGAAGCGGACCGTTACCTGAACAACGGCCTGTGGACCACCTACACCACCGACGTGGAAAAAGCCCGCAAGCTGCCGGCCGGCGCCATCATGGCGGCGATCGACAACCTGCCGCAGCTGCTGGAAGCGACCGGCGGCGATATCGCCAAGGCCTCCCTGAATGCCAAGCTGGTCGACGGCCTGAAAACGCGCGATGAAATCCGCCAGCTGATGATGACGCGCGGCGCGAAAGACGCGGACGGCAACAACTTCCGCCAGGTCGGCTACAGCGACTACCTGGCCCGCTTGCATCCGGCGCTGGTCGGCGACGCCGTCGGCGTGGTGATCGCCTCCGGTGAAATCGGCGACGGCGTGGCGCCGGCCGGTGCTATCGGCGGCCTGTCCACCTCGCGGTTGATCCGCCAGGCGCGCGAAGACAAGGCCATCAAGGCGGTGGTGCTGCGCATCGATTCGCCCGGTGGCAGCGCCTTCGGTTCGGAACTGATCCGCCGCGAACTGGAACTGACGCGCGCCGCCGGCAAGCCGGTGGTGGTGTCGATGGGCAACGTGGCCGCCTCGGGCGGCTACTGGATCAGCACCTCGTCCGATGAAGTGATCGCCGACGCGGCCACCATCACCGGTTCGATCGGCGTGTTCGCCATCCTGCCGACGGCGGAAAAAGTCATCGACAAGCTGGGCATCCACACGGCCGGCGCGCCGACCACCTGGCTGGCCGACGCCGGTAATCCGCTGCGCCCGCTCGACCCGCGTTTCGCGCAAGTGATACAGGGCTCGATCAACCATGTGTACGGCGACTTCATCAGCATCGCCGCCAAGGCGCGCAAGACCACGCCCGAGAAAATCAACGAAGTGGCGCAGGGCCGCGTGTGGACCGGCCTGCAGGCGAAAGACCGCAACCTGGTCGACCGCATCGGCAGCTACCGCGATGCGCTGGCCTCGGCCGCCAAGCGCGCCAACCTGGGCGCCGACTACCGGGTGGCGTATATCGAGCGTGAAACGTCGACCGTCGACCGCGTGATCGGCATGTTCGGCGCCAAGGCGATGGCCTCGCTGGGCCTGGGCGAACACGTGAAACTGGGCCTGGCCGCCACCGGCCTGCCGCCACAAGCGGCGCTTGGTATTGCCAGTGACCTCAGTTGGTTGTCTTCCATCACGCGTGAACAGAAGCCGTTTATGGCTTTGACGCACTGCTTGTGCACTGATCCGATGGGCGGGAAGTAG
- a CDS encoding S8 family serine peptidase: MAYKNNAAFGGNCKMSASMAALVASGEPSSALRARLGPAAGKKSGVSVLSYHVFVRCSTTEATSIASIPLAKGRGEVMTAIVPSASLSDFIADERVTRVSAPKRLWPLMDIASPLIGVPQFADKYKVSGKGVIIGIVDTGMDISHEAFAGRVLKIWDQEIAGPGPGTGFSKLGTILTGEAMAASKDVHGHGTHVAGIAGGAGSIYGGIAPETCYLIVKTNFQTSAVVEGVRWIFSEAEKLGRACVVNLSLGGHFGSHDGEDDTSIGISDECREGRLVVASAGNEGRAPIHARKEVGAGPPTRFELAVKPGTSPAGAPPLILNGWYGGAARCETRLHSPTGKKTSWQGLIGKDPAAKSYYLGNDKVVISTPDALAPNGDRQFLMEIFGDADAIQEGTWVLEVRLKSGKASAVDVWLVLDPEGPGAAEFMAPVRDTLIGAPGAAHEAVTVASYTSRNQWNDLSGASVSVGLALHSVSEFSSPGPLRGGRLKPDVTAPGAMIASCSSSDSSVDPNDLVAGNYRMMAGTSMAAPVVTGLLALFLESHPKATPSVAKEWLKKNSCVPHADSGTHDIKWGYGLVKV; the protein is encoded by the coding sequence ATGGCATATAAAAACAATGCTGCCTTTGGCGGCAACTGCAAGATGTCGGCAAGCATGGCCGCCCTGGTGGCGTCCGGTGAACCGAGCTCTGCCTTGAGAGCGCGGTTGGGGCCAGCGGCAGGCAAAAAAAGTGGCGTTTCTGTATTGAGTTATCACGTCTTTGTCCGCTGCAGCACGACCGAAGCAACATCGATTGCCAGCATACCGTTGGCAAAAGGCAGGGGCGAGGTAATGACGGCAATTGTGCCGTCCGCGAGCCTGTCGGACTTTATCGCTGATGAGCGGGTAACGCGGGTATCGGCACCCAAGCGTCTGTGGCCACTGATGGACATTGCATCGCCATTGATCGGTGTGCCGCAATTTGCAGACAAGTACAAGGTGTCAGGAAAAGGCGTCATTATTGGCATCGTCGATACCGGCATGGATATCAGCCATGAAGCCTTTGCGGGGCGGGTGTTGAAGATATGGGATCAGGAAATCGCGGGGCCGGGACCAGGAACAGGCTTCAGCAAGCTTGGAACGATACTGACCGGTGAGGCCATGGCGGCCAGCAAAGACGTGCATGGACATGGCACGCATGTCGCCGGCATCGCAGGCGGTGCCGGATCAATCTACGGCGGCATCGCGCCAGAGACGTGCTACCTGATCGTCAAGACCAACTTCCAGACCAGCGCCGTCGTGGAAGGGGTGCGCTGGATATTCAGCGAGGCAGAAAAACTCGGCCGTGCCTGCGTGGTCAACCTGAGTCTGGGTGGACACTTTGGCAGCCATGATGGCGAGGACGACACCAGTATCGGCATCAGCGACGAATGCAGGGAGGGGCGCCTGGTGGTTGCGTCTGCCGGCAATGAGGGCCGCGCGCCGATACATGCCCGTAAAGAGGTCGGGGCAGGGCCGCCGACACGGTTTGAGCTGGCAGTGAAACCCGGCACGTCTCCTGCGGGGGCGCCGCCATTGATACTGAATGGCTGGTATGGCGGTGCGGCCAGGTGTGAAACAAGGTTGCACAGTCCCACTGGCAAAAAAACGTCATGGCAAGGATTGATCGGCAAGGACCCAGCCGCAAAATCTTACTATCTTGGAAATGACAAGGTCGTCATTTCCACGCCGGACGCACTGGCGCCCAATGGTGACAGGCAGTTTTTGATGGAAATCTTTGGCGATGCTGATGCGATCCAGGAAGGAACATGGGTGCTGGAAGTACGGCTGAAATCGGGCAAGGCGAGCGCTGTTGATGTATGGCTGGTGCTCGATCCGGAGGGGCCTGGTGCGGCGGAATTCATGGCGCCGGTCCGTGATACCTTGATCGGCGCGCCGGGAGCGGCGCATGAAGCGGTGACCGTTGCTTCCTACACCAGTCGCAATCAATGGAATGACCTGTCCGGAGCATCCGTGTCGGTCGGATTGGCGCTGCATTCGGTGTCTGAATTCAGCAGCCCCGGACCGCTGCGCGGTGGCAGGTTGAAACCTGACGTCACCGCGCCAGGAGCGATGATTGCTTCCTGCTCCTCATCTGACTCATCGGTAGACCCCAACGATCTTGTTGCAGGAAACTATAGAATGATGGCGGGCACCAGCATGGCGGCACCGGTGGTGACCGGGTTGCTGGCCTTGTTTTTGGAAAGCCATCCAAAAGCAACACCGAGCGTGGCAAAAGAGTGGCTTAAAAAAAATTCGTGCGTGCCGCATGCCGACTCCGGGACGCATGATATAAAGTGGGGCTATGGCCTAGTCAAGGTGTAA